From one Anomalospiza imberbis isolate Cuckoo-Finch-1a 21T00152 chromosome 25, ASM3175350v1, whole genome shotgun sequence genomic stretch:
- the SRSF4 gene encoding serine/arginine-rich splicing factor 4 → MPRVYIGRLSYQARERDVERFFKGYGKILEVDLKNGYGFVEFDDLRDADDAVYELNGKDLCGERVIVEHARGPRRDSSYGSGRSGYGYRRSGRDKYGPPTRTEYRLIVENLSSRCSWQDLKDYMRQAGEVTYADAHKGRKNEGVIEFKSYSDMKRALEKLDGTEVNGRKIRLMEDRPGSRRRRSYSRSRSHSRSRSRSRHSHKSRSRSASSSRSKSRSRSRSVSRSRSKSRSRSKSRSRGQKEKSRTPSKEDKSRSRSRSAEKSRNKSKDKSEGILHNSDEKAKSRSHSKEKSRSRSGSKERGEARESMRSRSKEKSISKGRSRSKSRDESRSRSHSKDKRKSRKRSRDDSRSRSRSHSKSEKSKRRSKRDSKGSSKKRRKDSHERSRSGSKEKEQLKSESDKKEVKGEGEDAVSRSRSRSISKFKPNIKSDSRSRSKSVSKPRSRSKSRSRSASRSHSRSRSRSRSRS, encoded by the exons GTACGGCTTTGTGGAGTTCGATGATCTGCGAGACGCCGACGATGCTGTTTATGAGCTGAATGGGAAAGATCTGTGTGGGGAGAGAGTGATCGTGGAGCATGCCCGGGGCCCACGCCGGGACAGCAGTTACGGTTCTGGACGCA GTGGATATGGTTATAGAAGAAGCGGAAGAGATAAGTACGGTCCCCCAACCCGTACAGAATACAGATTGATTGTGGAAAATTTGTCAAGCCGCTGCAGTTGGCAGGATCTGAAG GATTATATGCGTCAGGCAGGGGAAGTGACATATGCAGATGCacacaaaggaaggaaaaatgaaggTGTTATTGAGTTCAAATCCTATTCTGACATGAAAAGAGCCCTTGAAAAGCTGGACGGGACAGAAGTAAATGGCAGAAAGATTAGATTAATGGAAGACAGACCTGGATCGAGACGGCGCCGCTCTTACTCCAGAAGCCGAAGCCATTCAAG GTCTCGCTCTCGAAGCAGACACTCCCATAAGAGCAGGAGCCGCAGTGCCAGTAGCAGCCGCTCCAAGAGCAGATCCAGATCCAG GTCTGTGTCCCGTTCCAGAAGCAAGAGCCGTAGTCGAAGCAAGAGCCGTAGCAGAggccagaaagagaaaagcaggacTCCAAGTAAAGAGGATAAAAGTAGGAGCCGCAGCAGGAGTGCAGAGAAATCcagaaacaaaagcaaggaTAAATCTGAGGGCATTCTCCATAACAGCGATGAGAAAGCCAAGAGCAGGAGCCACAGCAAGGaaaagagcaggagcaggagtggGAGTAAGGAGAGGGGAGAGGCGAGGGAGAGCATGAGGAGCAGAAGCAAGGAGAAGAGCATTAGCAAGGGTAGAAGCAGGAGCAAAAGCAGGGATGAGAGTAGGAGCAGGAGTCACagcaaggataaaaggaaaagTAGGAAAAGGAGCAGGGATGACAGCAGAAGTAGAAGCCGGAGCCACAGCAAGAGTGAGAAAAGCAAGAGGCGCAGCAAGCGAGATagcaaaggcagcagcaagaagagaaggaaggataGCCATGAGCGGTCCAGGTCAGGCTCCAaagaaaaggagcagctcaaaTCCGAGTCAGACAAGAAAGAGGTGAAAGGCGAGGGGGAGGATGCAGTGTCCCGCTCCAGGTCTAGGTCCATTTCCAAGTTCAAACCAAATATCAAATCAGATTCTCGTTCCAGGTCTAAATCTGTTTCAAAGCCAAGGTCCCGGTCCAAGTCCAGGTCTAGATCTGCCTCTCGGTCACACTCCCGGTCGCGGTCAAGGTCCCGCTCCAGATCCTAA